Proteins encoded within one genomic window of Christensenellaceae bacterium:
- a CDS encoding radical SAM protein, with protein sequence MKKELFHVHQLRLEVTRRCNLTCLHCCLGEPQNQDIKDEVVDQVFNKVKFVDELVFGGGESSLAVDKLKYILKSIKENNVFIGGLQVTTNAVSNTKEFIEVIKDYEDYIVTLMDLKREDYVGSGNIINVNNNRVYNLEQKMWIDKDKKFPPIALAISEDKYHNESVDRMYGMENDKREENFRLLLEDFAVLDVSNYAKYEENVQVLINSGRAKDLTNVYKIEPVKEGLVLALEERDGFDVYKVAPLLTITCDGLVTNVGCNSYEAGDKMASGNILEEDFLNLLFKLNPALIIRKEEFNGKSDEISEKIMSIDGREMIRAARFNYSINPTNSIEVESEKIHRSF encoded by the coding sequence ATGAAAAAAGAATTGTTTCATGTTCATCAGCTAAGGTTGGAGGTTACGCGAAGGTGTAATCTGACTTGTTTGCATTGCTGTTTGGGGGAGCCGCAAAATCAGGATATTAAAGACGAAGTGGTAGACCAAGTTTTTAATAAAGTTAAATTTGTGGATGAGCTTGTGTTTGGCGGCGGTGAGAGCAGTCTTGCTGTAGATAAGTTAAAGTATATACTAAAGTCAATAAAAGAAAATAATGTATTTATCGGTGGATTGCAGGTTACAACCAACGCTGTAAGTAATACTAAAGAGTTTATTGAAGTCATAAAGGATTATGAAGACTATATTGTAACTCTGATGGATTTAAAGAGAGAAGATTATGTAGGCAGTGGCAACATAATAAATGTTAATAATAATCGTGTGTATAATTTAGAACAAAAAATGTGGATAGACAAAGATAAAAAGTTTCCGCCGATAGCTCTTGCCATAAGTGAAGATAAGTATCATAATGAAAGTGTGGACCGGATGTATGGCATGGAAAATGATAAAAGAGAAGAAAACTTCAGACTATTGTTGGAGGATTTTGCCGTATTAGATGTAAGCAATTATGCAAAATATGAAGAAAATGTTCAGGTTTTGATTAACAGCGGCAGAGCAAAAGATTTGACTAATGTTTATAAGATAGAGCCTGTAAAAGAGGGGTTGGTTTTGGCCTTAGAGGAAAGGGATGGTTTTGATGTTTATAAAGTAGCACCGTTGCTGACTATTACGTGTGACGGGCTTGTTACTAATGTGGGCTGCAACAGTTATGAGGCGGGCGACAAAATGGCCAGCGGAAATATTTTGGAGGAAGACTTTTTAAATTTATTGTTTAAGTTAAACCCCGCACTTATAATAAGAAAAGAAGAATTTAACGGCAAAAGCGATGAAATATCAGAAAAAATTATGAGTATAGACGGAAGAGAAATGATAAGGGCAGCTCGGTTTAATTATAGTATTAATCCGACTAATAGTATAGAGGTAGAAAGTGAGAAAATACATAGAAGTTTTTAA
- a CDS encoding DNA-directed RNA polymerase subunit beta has protein sequence MVKTGIKKVKCGKVERFSFSKINEPIEMPYLLDIQKSAYKYFLETGIAEVLEEFSPITDYSGKAEIYFVNYTLDPSSKYSREECKRKGTTYSVALKSRVRLVRKEDGEVIEQDVFLGDVPLMTEEGSFIFNGIERVVVSQIVRSPSVYFDEEQDKTGKWLHHGTIIPTRGTWVEVEQNASDIVKIVVDRSSKVTLGIFLKCFGFSSAQIIDLFGRNPLVLNTLDKETQQTQEEALIELSKKMRPSEIPSAEATHNYINQLFFTPQYYNLARVGRYKLNKKLGLANRITGQTAFEDITIGKIMVVAGETIGREVAEKIQDSGVNVVTVRAKTYKGAFKVDSKGGFVPHKIVGNSRVRLSSQIACDEKELGILEMVHYPTLMQLFKENKTKEERLAAIKENAKKLNGYQLTMDDIIATISYHLDLNEGIGGIDNVDHLANRRVASVGELMTGAFRSGINKLAGVIRETLQAQDLTTVNPSSIINARPVNKALKDFLASSQLSQLMDQVNPISELTQKRKISAVGPGGVKKERATADVRDIHYSHYGRICAIETPEGQGIGLINSLATFSKINEYGFLLSPYKPVDKKKGVVSDKVVYLMADEEENCCIAQAIEPLDESGKFKNARVVCRKKDTVVEVAPADVDYVDVSPRQFISAATCLIPFLANDDTARALMGSNMQRQAVPLIKTETPLVGTGIEHKIAVDSGAMILCKASGFVSYVSSTEIKVKTDEGKIDTYCLTKFTKTNQDTCINQKPNVLKNQRVEAGDVLADGFSTKNGELALGKNMLIAYMNWEGYNYEDAILISERIVKEDIFTSITLKVEDIKARSTKLGDEEITRDIPNLSEDALKNLDEDGIVRIGAEVRAGDILVGKVTPKGETELTPEERLLRAIFGEKAREVRDTSLRVQHGRGGVVVDVQIFTRKNKDELEPGVNMMVKVYVAQKRKLSVGDKMAGRHGNKGVVSRILPESDMPFMANGQPVDIVLNPLGIPSRMNVGQVLEVLLGKVARALDWKVAVPVFDSANENDIQKLLIDSKSELIKTYGDSGLEIDGDGKMMLYDGRTGEAFENRVTVGVMYMIKLDHMVDSKMHARSTGPYSLVTQQPLGGKAMFGGQRFGEMEIWALEAYGVSKLLQEILTVKSDDVIGRNKTYEAIVKGYTIAEPGIPEAFKVLVKEFQSLGLDIRILNAEKQEIELNELSGEDLETPLINKPKDEVTDVDLGLGINTEEADIVPAESVEESIFDNSDDNSLFDDFDE, from the coding sequence ATGGTTAAAACCGGAATAAAGAAAGTGAAATGCGGAAAAGTAGAAAGATTTAGTTTTTCTAAAATTAATGAACCTATTGAAATGCCGTATCTACTTGATATTCAAAAATCTGCTTATAAATACTTTTTAGAAACAGGTATTGCAGAAGTCTTGGAAGAGTTTTCTCCTATAACCGATTATAGCGGAAAGGCTGAGATTTATTTTGTAAACTATACTTTGGACCCGAGCAGCAAGTATAGCAGGGAGGAGTGTAAACGAAAGGGAACAACCTATTCGGTGGCGCTTAAATCCCGTGTTAGACTTGTCAGGAAAGAAGACGGGGAAGTTATAGAACAGGATGTGTTCTTGGGCGATGTTCCGCTTATGACAGAAGAGGGCTCTTTTATTTTTAACGGAATTGAGAGGGTTGTGGTAAGTCAAATTGTGCGTTCGCCCTCTGTTTATTTTGACGAGGAGCAGGACAAAACCGGAAAATGGCTTCATCACGGAACTATTATTCCCACTCGCGGCACATGGGTTGAAGTGGAGCAGAACGCAAGCGATATTGTTAAAATTGTGGTTGACCGCAGCAGTAAGGTTACGCTTGGCATATTCCTTAAGTGTTTTGGGTTTAGTTCAGCGCAAATTATTGATCTGTTTGGAAGAAACCCATTGGTTTTAAACACACTTGACAAAGAAACCCAGCAGACTCAGGAGGAAGCGCTTATTGAGCTTAGCAAAAAGATGAGACCGAGCGAAATTCCGAGTGCTGAAGCTACTCACAACTATATAAATCAGTTGTTTTTTACTCCGCAATATTATAACTTGGCAAGGGTGGGAAGATATAAGCTTAACAAAAAGCTGGGGCTGGCTAACCGTATCACGGGTCAGACAGCGTTTGAAGATATTACTATTGGCAAGATAATGGTTGTAGCAGGTGAAACAATCGGCCGCGAGGTTGCTGAGAAAATTCAGGACAGCGGCGTGAACGTTGTAACTGTAAGAGCAAAAACATATAAAGGCGCTTTTAAGGTTGACTCTAAAGGCGGTTTTGTGCCGCACAAAATTGTGGGAAACAGCAGAGTCAGACTTTCTTCACAAATCGCTTGTGATGAAAAGGAACTCGGAATTCTGGAGATGGTGCATTATCCAACTCTTATGCAGCTCTTTAAAGAAAACAAAACCAAAGAAGAACGTCTTGCTGCAATAAAAGAAAACGCAAAGAAACTCAATGGCTATCAATTGACTATGGACGATATTATTGCCACAATAAGCTATCACCTTGATTTAAATGAGGGCATCGGCGGTATTGATAATGTTGACCACCTTGCCAATCGAAGAGTGGCTTCGGTGGGTGAGCTGATGACAGGTGCTTTCAGGTCGGGCATAAATAAGCTTGCCGGCGTAATAAGAGAAACACTTCAGGCACAGGATTTGACGACCGTTAATCCTTCGTCTATTATAAACGCAAGACCTGTAAACAAAGCGCTTAAAGACTTTTTGGCGAGCTCTCAGCTCAGTCAGCTTATGGATCAGGTTAACCCAATAAGTGAGCTTACTCAAAAACGTAAGATTTCGGCAGTTGGACCGGGTGGAGTTAAAAAAGAGCGTGCTACAGCGGATGTGCGTGATATTCATTATTCTCACTATGGCCGAATTTGTGCCATTGAAACCCCTGAAGGTCAGGGTATCGGTCTTATTAACTCGCTTGCAACCTTCAGCAAGATAAACGAATACGGCTTTTTGCTGTCTCCTTATAAGCCTGTTGACAAAAAGAAAGGTGTTGTGAGCGACAAGGTAGTGTATCTCATGGCCGACGAAGAAGAAAACTGTTGTATTGCTCAGGCGATTGAACCGCTTGACGAGAGCGGAAAGTTTAAGAACGCCAGAGTTGTATGCCGCAAAAAAGATACCGTTGTTGAGGTGGCTCCGGCTGACGTAGATTATGTGGATGTAAGTCCGCGTCAATTTATATCCGCCGCTACCTGTCTTATACCATTTTTAGCCAATGACGACACGGCGCGTGCACTTATGGGTTCAAACATGCAGAGGCAGGCAGTGCCGCTTATCAAGACCGAAACTCCTCTTGTAGGAACAGGCATCGAACATAAGATTGCTGTTGACAGCGGAGCAATGATACTTTGCAAAGCTTCGGGGTTTGTTAGTTATGTTTCATCAACCGAAATAAAAGTTAAGACGGATGAGGGCAAGATTGACACATATTGCCTCACCAAATTCACCAAGACCAATCAGGACACCTGCATTAACCAAAAACCCAATGTGCTCAAGAACCAGAGGGTGGAAGCGGGCGATGTGCTGGCTGACGGGTTCTCAACCAAAAACGGAGAGTTGGCTCTTGGAAAAAATATGCTGATAGCATATATGAATTGGGAAGGCTATAACTATGAGGATGCTATCCTTATAAGTGAGAGGATAGTTAAAGAAGATATATTTACTTCAATTACGCTGAAAGTAGAGGACATTAAAGCTAGGTCTACCAAGCTGGGGGACGAAGAAATCACAAGAGATATTCCAAACCTCAGCGAAGATGCTCTTAAAAACCTTGATGAAGACGGAATTGTGCGCATCGGCGCTGAAGTTCGAGCTGGCGACATACTTGTCGGAAAGGTTACACCCAAGGGTGAGACTGAGCTTACGCCTGAGGAAAGACTGCTGCGAGCAATCTTTGGCGAAAAAGCAAGAGAAGTTCGCGATACATCACTCAGAGTTCAGCACGGACGCGGCGGCGTGGTTGTAGACGTTCAAATATTTACGCGAAAGAATAAAGATGAGCTTGAACCCGGCGTCAATATGATGGTTAAAGTTTATGTTGCCCAAAAGCGTAAGCTTTCAGTGGGTGATAAAATGGCAGGACGCCACGGAAACAAGGGTGTTGTAAGCCGTATTCTCCCTGAATCTGACATGCCTTTTATGGCAAACGGTCAGCCTGTTGACATTGTGCTTAACCCTCTGGGTATCCCCAGCCGTATGAACGTGGGGCAGGTGCTTGAGGTGTTGCTCGGAAAGGTAGCCAGAGCTCTTGATTGGAAAGTGGCAGTTCCGGTGTTTGACAGTGCAAATGAGAATGATATTCAAAAACTTTTAATTGACAGCAAAAGCGAGCTCATAAAGACTTATGGCGACAGCGGACTTGAAATAGACGGCGACGGAAAGATGATGCTTTATGACGGAAGAACCGGCGAGGCGTTTGAAAACCGCGTTACTGTGGGCGTTATGTATATGATAAAGCTTGACCACATGGTTGACAGCAAGATGCACGCCCGAAGCACAGGGCCATATTCACTTGTAACTCAGCAGCCGCTTGGCGGAAAGGCCATGTTTGGAGGCCAGCGATTTGGTGAAATGGAAATCTGGGCACTTGAAGCGTATGGTGTGTCAAAGCTTCTGCAAGAAATTTTGACGGTTAAGTCCGACGACGTAATCGGCAGAAACAAAACCTATGAAGCGATTGTAAAGGGCTATACCATAGCCGAACCCGGAATTCCAGAAGCGTTTAAGGTGCTGGTGAAAGAGTTCCAGAGTCTTGGGCTTGATATAAGAATTTTGAACGCCGAAAAGCAGGAAATTGAGCTTAATGAGCTCAGCGGTGAGGACCTTGAAACTCCGCTTATCAATAAACCTAAAGATGAAGTTACTGACGTTGATCTCGGACTTGGCATTAACACAGAGGAAGCTGACATTGTTCCTGCTGAAAGTGTTGAAGAAAGTATATTTGACAATTCAGATGATAATAGCTTGTTTGACGATTTTGACGAGTAA